In Rubrobacter radiotolerans DSM 5868, a genomic segment contains:
- a CDS encoding RidA family protein — MRRENVVSGTEWEESVGYSRAVRRGPFVFVSGTTATDGMGGIVGEGDAYRQTVQALNNVRVALEAAGASLEDVVRTRIFVTDLRRWPEVGRAHAEVFGGVKPASSLVEVSRLIDPRILVEVEADALVTDEYPGA, encoded by the coding sequence ATGCGTCGGGAGAACGTTGTGAGCGGAACGGAGTGGGAGGAGTCGGTCGGGTACTCGCGGGCGGTCCGGCGCGGGCCGTTCGTCTTTGTCTCCGGCACGACGGCGACGGACGGGATGGGCGGGATCGTCGGGGAGGGCGACGCCTACCGGCAGACGGTCCAGGCGCTGAACAACGTCCGGGTCGCCCTGGAGGCCGCCGGAGCGTCGCTTGAGGACGTGGTCAGGACGCGCATCTTCGTTACGGACCTCCGCCGCTGGCCGGAGGTCGGACGGGCCCACGCGGAGGTCTTCGGCGGCGTGAAGCCCGCCTCGAGCCTCGTCGAGGTGAGCCGCCTGATAGACCCCAGAATCCTTGTCGAGGTCGAGGCGGATGCGCTCGTGACCGACGAGTACCCCGGAGCATAG